One genomic region from Listeria monocytogenes encodes:
- a CDS encoding 1-deoxy-D-xylulose-5-phosphate reductoisomerase, with translation MKKIILLGATGSIGTQTLAIIRENPEKFQVVALSFGRNMERGRAIIKEFKPKMVAVWHTRDRVTLEAEFPNVKFFNGLEGLREVATYLDGDVLLNAVMGSVGLLPTLDAIEAGKAIAIANKETLVTAGHLVMRSAKEKSISLLPVDSEHSAILQALNGENPERIEKLVLTASGGSFRDKTREQLSAVTVKEALKHPNWNMGNKLTIDSATMFNKGLEVMEAHWLFGVDYDDIEVVIQRESIIHSMVQFVDGSFIAQLGTPDMRMPIQYALTYPDRLYIPYEKEFRITDFSALHFEKVDYERFPALKLAYNAGKIGGTMPTVLNAANEIAVAGFLNGQVAFYNIEALVENAMNRHTSISNPDLDTILQVDQETRAYVKTLL, from the coding sequence ATGAAAAAAATTATTTTGCTAGGTGCAACTGGTTCAATTGGAACACAAACGCTTGCAATCATTCGCGAAAATCCTGAAAAATTTCAAGTTGTTGCGCTTAGTTTTGGGCGTAATATGGAACGTGGTAGGGCGATTATAAAAGAGTTTAAACCAAAAATGGTCGCTGTTTGGCATACGAGAGATCGTGTTACCTTAGAAGCAGAATTCCCAAATGTGAAATTTTTTAATGGTTTAGAAGGACTTAGAGAAGTAGCGACCTATTTAGATGGGGACGTTCTTTTAAATGCAGTTATGGGGAGCGTTGGACTACTTCCTACATTAGATGCAATCGAAGCTGGGAAGGCCATTGCAATAGCTAATAAAGAAACACTTGTCACGGCTGGACATTTAGTTATGCGTTCGGCGAAAGAAAAGAGCATTTCTCTATTACCCGTTGATAGTGAACATTCTGCTATTTTACAAGCATTAAACGGAGAAAATCCAGAAAGAATAGAAAAACTAGTTCTTACAGCGAGCGGTGGAAGCTTCCGAGATAAGACGAGGGAGCAACTCAGCGCGGTTACGGTGAAAGAAGCGTTAAAACATCCAAACTGGAATATGGGGAATAAATTAACAATTGATTCAGCAACGATGTTTAACAAAGGTTTGGAAGTGATGGAGGCGCACTGGCTGTTTGGTGTAGATTACGATGATATTGAGGTAGTTATCCAGCGCGAAAGTATTATCCATTCTATGGTTCAGTTCGTGGATGGAAGTTTCATCGCACAACTTGGAACGCCAGATATGCGGATGCCAATTCAATATGCTTTAACCTATCCCGACAGACTCTATATACCGTATGAAAAAGAATTCCGGATCACTGATTTTTCCGCACTTCATTTTGAAAAAGTGGATTATGAAAGATTTCCGGCATTGAAACTCGCGTATAATGCTGGTAAAATAGGTGGAACAATGCCGACAGTTTTGAATGCGGCAAATGAAATTGCTGTTGCTGGCTTTTTAAATGGACAGGTAGCTTTTTATAATATTGAAGCACTTGTTGAGAATGCAATGAATCGTCATACTAGTATTTCTAATCCTGACTTGGATACGATTTTACAAGTCGATCAAGAAACACGCGCGTATGTAAAGACACTTTTATAG
- the rseP gene encoding RIP metalloprotease RseP, giving the protein MTTIIAFIFVFGLIVFFHELGHFLFAKRAGIMVKDFSIGFGPKIFAYRKKETQYTIRLLPIGGYVRMAGEDGEEIELKPGYRVGLELTPEETVSKIIVNGKDQYVNAQPIEVSLCDLEKELFIEGYEDYDDTKKVRYQVERDALVIDGKIETMITPYDRSFNAKSLGNRAMTIFAGPLFNFILAILIFTALAFVQGGVPSTDNTLGNVLPDGAAAEAGLKKGDEVLSINGKETKSWTDIVQNVSENPGKTLDFKIERDGKTQDIDVKPATQKENGKDVGKIGVETPMDSSFTAKITNGFTQTWNWIVQIFTILGNMFTGGFSLDMLNGPVGIYTSTQQVVQYGFMTVLNWTAVLSINLGIVNLLPLPALDGGRLMFFLYELVRGKPIDPKKEGIIHFAGFALLMVLMILVTWNDIQRAFF; this is encoded by the coding sequence TTGACAACTATTATTGCTTTTATTTTCGTATTCGGACTGATTGTATTTTTCCATGAACTAGGACATTTTCTTTTTGCGAAACGTGCTGGGATTATGGTGAAAGACTTTTCAATTGGTTTTGGACCGAAAATTTTTGCTTATCGTAAAAAAGAAACACAATATACGATTCGCTTATTACCGATTGGTGGCTATGTTCGGATGGCTGGGGAAGATGGCGAGGAAATTGAGCTAAAACCTGGTTACCGAGTAGGGCTTGAATTAACTCCGGAAGAAACTGTTAGCAAAATCATTGTAAATGGGAAAGATCAATATGTAAATGCGCAGCCAATCGAAGTTTCTCTCTGTGATTTAGAAAAAGAACTTTTCATTGAAGGCTATGAGGATTATGATGATACAAAAAAAGTTCGCTATCAGGTTGAGCGTGATGCTCTAGTCATTGATGGTAAGATCGAAACAATGATTACGCCGTATGACCGTTCTTTTAATGCAAAATCATTAGGAAACCGAGCAATGACTATTTTTGCTGGACCGCTTTTTAACTTTATTTTAGCTATTTTAATTTTCACAGCACTTGCTTTTGTACAAGGGGGCGTTCCGAGCACCGATAATACGCTTGGGAATGTTCTACCGGATGGAGCAGCTGCTGAGGCTGGGCTAAAAAAGGGGGATGAAGTTCTTTCCATCAATGGGAAGGAAACGAAATCTTGGACTGATATTGTTCAAAATGTTTCAGAAAACCCCGGAAAAACACTCGATTTCAAAATTGAGCGTGATGGTAAGACACAAGATATCGATGTCAAACCTGCAACACAAAAAGAAAATGGCAAAGACGTAGGAAAAATCGGTGTAGAAACGCCAATGGATTCCTCTTTTACTGCTAAAATAACCAATGGATTTACGCAAACATGGAATTGGATCGTTCAAATATTTACGATTCTTGGAAATATGTTTACAGGCGGATTTTCGCTTGATATGTTGAATGGCCCAGTGGGGATTTACACAAGTACGCAACAAGTCGTTCAATATGGCTTTATGACTGTACTAAACTGGACTGCTGTTTTAAGTATTAACTTAGGAATTGTTAACTTGCTACCGTTACCAGCACTAGATGGCGGACGTTTAATGTTCTTCTTATACGAACTCGTTCGCGGCAAACCAATTGACCCAAAAAAAGAAGGCATTATCCATTTTGCTGGATTTGCACTTTTAATGGTTCTGATGATTCTTGTGACATGGAACGATATTCAACGAGCATTTTTCTAA
- a CDS encoding isoprenyl transferase gives MFKKLFRQDENILNSELAEDLPIPRHVAIIMDGNGRWAKKRFLPRIAGHKEGMDVVKRVTRYANAISIDVLTLYAFSTENWKRPTDEVDFLMKLPVEFFDSFVPELIEENVRVNVMGYRENLPDHTMRAVEKAIADTAHCTGLTLNFALNYGGRSEIITAAKEAMKELELEGKSADDLTEEKLNDHLMSSGLGDPDLLIRTSGELRLSNFMLWQLAYSEFYFTDTHWPDFSKEDFLQAIIEYQNRSRRFGGL, from the coding sequence ATGTTTAAAAAGCTATTTCGACAAGATGAAAATATATTAAATAGTGAACTTGCAGAAGATTTGCCTATCCCGCGCCATGTAGCTATTATTATGGATGGTAATGGAAGGTGGGCGAAGAAACGTTTTTTGCCGCGCATTGCTGGGCATAAAGAAGGTATGGATGTCGTAAAGCGAGTGACACGATATGCTAATGCAATTAGCATCGATGTTTTAACGCTTTATGCATTTTCAACTGAAAATTGGAAGAGACCTACAGATGAAGTGGATTTTTTAATGAAACTTCCTGTAGAATTTTTTGACTCTTTTGTACCAGAGTTGATTGAAGAAAATGTTCGTGTTAATGTGATGGGGTACAGAGAAAATTTACCTGATCATACGATGCGAGCCGTGGAGAAAGCCATAGCTGATACAGCACATTGCACAGGGCTTACGCTTAATTTTGCACTTAACTACGGTGGACGTTCAGAAATTATTACTGCGGCCAAAGAAGCGATGAAAGAATTAGAACTTGAAGGGAAAAGTGCAGATGATCTGACAGAAGAAAAATTAAATGATCATTTGATGAGTAGTGGTTTGGGCGATCCTGACTTGTTGATTCGGACGAGTGGGGAGCTTAGATTAAGTAATTTTATGCTTTGGCAACTTGCGTATAGCGAGTTTTATTTTACCGATACACATTGGCCTGATTTTTCAAAAGAGGATTTTTTACAGGCAATTATTGAATATCAAAACCGGTCACGTCGTTTTGGAGGGCTCTAG
- a CDS encoding DNA polymerase III subunit alpha: MTAKEEEKQERFQLLMTQIGLQDVTTYEEFTKDAKIEKLVADKKNKTWQFHLHVPQIFPAALFHMMDVGMKRAFSQIAETEMQIVPENQTINETLIQDYWNLIVEPIGKQSPMIGKLLMEQKPTFKEPHFIEVAVHNDMEEATIQQRFQTKIIESYGKAGFPRLAMKMHMLDQSETDEYKAFAQAKQEEDQKKAAEAVQVMQKRQAEGQSGGGGAAPLTGPFQIGYKIKDDEEVKRLGDIYDEERRITVQGLIFATEIRELRSGRSLLQFKITDYTSSMIIKMFSRDNEDAAMFQNLKKGMWVKVRGSVQNDTFVRDLIMMAQDVNEIAGVKRLDTAEEKRAELHLHSPMSQMDATSSVDSLFKQAADWGHKAIAITDHSVAQSFPEAYGAGQKYGLKVIFGIEANLIDDGVPIAYNDQHIALEDATYCVFDVETTGLSAVYDTIIELAGVKMKNGEIIDKFEAFIDPGHPLSATTINLTGITDDMVKGSDPIDVVLKRFKEWSGDDILVAHNASFDMGFINTAYEKVGLEKAENAVVDTLELARFLYPHFKNHRLNTLTKKFNIILEQHHRAVFDAEATAYLAWKLIKDAKEMHNIDFHDSLNDYMGEGDAYKRARPFHATIYAQTAVGLKNLFKLITMSNINYFYRVPRIPRSQLKKLREGLIIGTACSQGELFEAMMQKGMQAAEKVAEFYDFIEVQPKPVYAPLIERELVRDEKALEEILKNIVRVGEKTGKPVVATGNVHYKDPVDKIYRKILIHSQGGANPLNRAELPDVHFRTTDEMLKEFAFLGEEKAKEIVVTNANLVVDWMENLKPIKDELYTPKIDGAEDEVRNMSYAMAHQLYGEKLPEIVEARLEKELKSIIGHGFAVIYLISHKLVKKSLVDGYLVGSRGSVGSSFVATMTEITEVNPLPPHYLCPNCKDSEFFDDGSVGSGFDLPDKDCPHCGTAYQKEGQDIPFETFLGFKGDKVPDIDLNFSGDYQPVAHAYTKEIFGEDYVFRAGTIGTVAEKTAFGYVRNYERDMNMTIRGAEIDRLVAGCTGVKRTTGQHPGGIIVIPDYMDVYDFTPVQFPADATDSEWKTTHFDFHSIHDNVLKLDILGHDDPTAIRMLQDLSGIDPKTIPTDDPDVMKLFGSTESLGVKPADIDSKTGTLGIPEFGTRFVRQMLEQTKPTTFSELVQISGLSHGTDVWLGNAEELIKNKTCELPDVIGCRDDIMVFLIYQGLESSLAFKIMESVRKGKGLTDEMEEAMMANKVPLWYIESCKKIKYMFPKAHAAAYVLMAVRIAYFKVHYPLYFYATYFTVRADDFDLTSMVNGKEAVKATMKEVNDKGMEASTKEKNLLTVLEIANEMLARGFHFQKVDLYKSSADEFIIDGDSLIPPFNAIPSLGTNVAKQIVAARENGEFLSKEDLQQRGKVSKTIIQYMDDQGCLEGLPDQNQLSLF, translated from the coding sequence ATGACTGCAAAAGAGGAAGAAAAACAAGAACGATTTCAGCTGTTAATGACACAAATCGGTTTACAAGATGTAACAACCTACGAAGAATTTACAAAAGATGCTAAAATCGAAAAACTCGTTGCCGATAAGAAAAATAAAACATGGCAATTTCATTTACACGTTCCACAAATTTTTCCAGCAGCACTTTTCCATATGATGGATGTTGGAATGAAACGCGCATTCAGCCAAATCGCGGAAACAGAAATGCAAATTGTTCCAGAAAATCAAACAATCAACGAAACGCTCATTCAAGATTATTGGAACTTAATCGTAGAGCCAATTGGAAAGCAGTCACCGATGATTGGAAAGCTTTTAATGGAGCAAAAACCTACATTTAAAGAACCCCATTTTATTGAAGTAGCAGTCCATAATGACATGGAAGAAGCGACTATTCAGCAACGATTCCAGACGAAAATTATTGAAAGTTATGGGAAAGCTGGATTTCCACGTCTAGCAATGAAAATGCACATGCTTGACCAGTCTGAAACAGATGAATATAAAGCTTTTGCACAGGCCAAACAAGAAGAAGATCAGAAAAAAGCCGCTGAAGCTGTGCAAGTTATGCAAAAACGACAAGCAGAAGGGCAAAGCGGTGGCGGTGGAGCAGCTCCACTAACAGGTCCGTTCCAAATTGGTTATAAAATTAAAGACGATGAAGAAGTTAAACGTCTTGGGGATATTTATGATGAAGAACGACGTATTACAGTTCAAGGCTTAATCTTTGCGACAGAAATTAGAGAGCTTCGCAGTGGTCGTAGTTTGTTACAATTCAAAATTACCGATTATACAAGTTCAATGATTATAAAAATGTTTTCTCGTGATAACGAGGATGCGGCGATGTTCCAGAATTTGAAAAAAGGTATGTGGGTTAAAGTTCGAGGAAGCGTTCAAAACGATACTTTCGTGCGTGACTTAATCATGATGGCGCAAGATGTCAATGAAATCGCTGGAGTGAAGCGTCTTGATACTGCTGAAGAAAAACGCGCAGAACTACATCTTCATTCACCGATGAGTCAAATGGATGCCACTTCATCTGTTGATTCACTGTTCAAACAAGCTGCTGATTGGGGACACAAAGCAATCGCTATTACTGATCATTCCGTTGCCCAATCTTTCCCAGAAGCGTATGGAGCAGGGCAAAAGTATGGCTTAAAAGTTATTTTTGGCATCGAAGCAAATCTCATAGATGATGGCGTGCCAATCGCTTATAACGATCAACATATTGCTTTGGAAGATGCAACATATTGCGTATTTGACGTTGAAACAACAGGTTTATCCGCTGTTTATGATACGATCATCGAACTTGCTGGCGTAAAAATGAAAAATGGTGAAATTATTGATAAATTTGAAGCTTTTATTGATCCAGGACATCCACTTTCTGCAACTACTATTAATTTAACTGGTATTACAGATGACATGGTAAAAGGTTCTGATCCCATTGATGTTGTTTTAAAACGATTTAAAGAATGGAGCGGTGATGATATTCTTGTGGCCCATAATGCTTCTTTTGACATGGGTTTTATTAACACTGCTTATGAAAAAGTTGGGCTAGAAAAAGCAGAAAATGCAGTTGTCGATACATTAGAATTAGCACGTTTTCTTTACCCACATTTTAAGAATCACCGTTTGAATACATTAACAAAGAAATTTAATATTATTCTTGAACAACATCACCGGGCTGTATTTGATGCTGAGGCTACAGCATATTTAGCTTGGAAATTAATTAAAGATGCGAAAGAAATGCACAACATCGATTTCCATGATTCTTTAAATGACTATATGGGAGAAGGCGACGCATACAAGCGTGCGAGACCATTCCACGCCACAATTTACGCACAAACGGCTGTTGGTTTGAAGAATCTCTTTAAATTAATTACGATGTCCAATATTAATTACTTTTACCGTGTGCCTCGTATTCCTCGTTCTCAGCTAAAGAAATTACGTGAAGGTTTAATTATTGGAACTGCTTGTAGCCAAGGAGAACTATTTGAAGCAATGATGCAAAAAGGGATGCAAGCGGCAGAAAAAGTAGCAGAGTTCTATGATTTCATTGAAGTTCAACCGAAGCCAGTTTATGCACCGCTTATTGAACGTGAACTAGTTCGTGACGAAAAAGCTTTAGAAGAAATATTGAAAAATATCGTCCGCGTTGGTGAAAAAACTGGAAAACCTGTCGTTGCAACAGGTAATGTACATTACAAAGATCCAGTGGATAAAATTTATCGTAAAATTTTAATCCATTCGCAAGGAGGAGCAAATCCGCTTAATCGTGCTGAATTACCAGATGTTCATTTCCGTACAACGGATGAAATGTTGAAAGAATTTGCCTTCTTGGGTGAAGAAAAAGCAAAAGAAATTGTTGTAACTAATGCGAATTTAGTTGTCGATTGGATGGAAAATCTTAAACCAATCAAAGACGAATTATACACGCCGAAGATTGATGGCGCAGAAGATGAAGTTCGGAATATGAGCTATGCGATGGCGCATCAACTTTACGGTGAGAAACTGCCAGAAATCGTAGAAGCTCGACTAGAAAAAGAACTGAAAAGTATTATCGGACACGGGTTTGCGGTTATTTATCTCATTTCACATAAGCTTGTTAAGAAATCACTTGTAGATGGCTATCTAGTTGGTTCGCGGGGATCGGTCGGTTCTTCTTTCGTTGCGACAATGACGGAAATTACCGAAGTAAACCCACTTCCACCGCATTATCTTTGCCCGAATTGTAAGGATTCTGAGTTCTTTGATGATGGTTCAGTTGGTTCTGGTTTTGACTTACCTGACAAAGATTGCCCACATTGCGGAACTGCTTATCAAAAAGAAGGACAAGACATTCCATTTGAAACTTTCTTAGGATTTAAAGGGGATAAAGTACCTGATATTGACTTGAACTTCTCAGGAGATTATCAACCGGTAGCCCATGCTTATACAAAAGAAATTTTTGGTGAAGATTACGTTTTCCGTGCGGGGACGATTGGTACTGTTGCAGAGAAAACAGCTTTTGGTTATGTTCGAAATTATGAGCGAGATATGAATATGACTATTCGCGGGGCAGAAATTGACCGACTTGTTGCTGGTTGTACAGGCGTTAAACGAACTACCGGACAACATCCAGGTGGTATTATCGTTATTCCAGATTATATGGATGTTTACGATTTTACACCGGTACAGTTCCCAGCTGATGCGACGGACTCAGAATGGAAAACGACCCATTTTGACTTTCACTCGATTCATGATAACGTATTAAAACTAGATATACTTGGACACGATGATCCGACTGCTATCCGGATGTTACAGGATTTAAGCGGTATTGATCCAAAAACAATCCCAACCGATGATCCAGATGTTATGAAACTATTTGGATCTACAGAGTCGCTTGGTGTTAAACCAGCAGATATTGATTCAAAAACAGGAACATTAGGAATCCCCGAATTTGGGACGCGTTTTGTTCGACAAATGCTAGAACAAACTAAACCAACAACATTTTCTGAGCTAGTGCAAATCTCCGGTCTTTCCCACGGGACGGACGTTTGGCTTGGTAATGCCGAAGAATTAATCAAAAATAAAACATGCGAACTGCCAGATGTAATTGGTTGTCGTGATGATATTATGGTTTTCCTAATTTATCAAGGGCTAGAAAGTTCATTAGCCTTTAAGATTATGGAGTCTGTGCGTAAAGGGAAAGGGTTAACAGATGAAATGGAAGAAGCAATGATGGCGAATAAAGTACCGCTTTGGTACATTGAATCTTGTAAAAAAATCAAGTACATGTTCCCTAAAGCCCATGCTGCTGCTTATGTTTTAATGGCAGTACGGATTGCATATTTCAAAGTACATTATCCACTATACTTCTATGCGACTTATTTCACCGTTCGTGCCGACGATTTTGATTTAACATCGATGGTAAACGGAAAAGAAGCCGTGAAAGCAACGATGAAGGAAGTAAACGATAAAGGAATGGAAGCTTCAACCAAAGAGAAAAACTTATTAACTGTTCTAGAAATTGCGAATGAAATGCTTGCTCGTGGTTTCCATTTCCAAAAAGTCGATTTATATAAATCGTCTGCTGATGAGTTCATTATTGACGGAGACTCACTTATTCCACCATTCAATGCGATTCCAAGTCTTGGAACCAACGTAGCAAAACAAATCGTTGCCGCTCGTGAAAATGGAGAATTTTTATCCAAAGAAGACTTGCAACAACGTGGAAAAGTGTCGAAAACGATTATTCAGTACATGGATGATCAAGGATGCTTGGAAGGATTGCCTGATCAAAATCAGTTGTCACTATTCTAA
- a CDS encoding phosphatidate cytidylyltransferase, translating to MKTRIITAVVALIFFIPFVVYGGIPFELLSILLATIALYEVLVMTKQRIFSMNGIITLLLMWLVVVPDRYLDFLNTLHITEMEVIFILMALLLANTVFSRNKFHFDQVGICMVAAFYTGFGFHYLALTREAGLMYVLFALFIVWSTDTGAYFIGKAIGKHKLAPNVSPNKTVEGFIGGIVCALVIAGGFYYFAELPGNIAFVLALLVFLSIFGQLGDLVESALKRFYGVKDSGKILPGHGGILDRFDSLLFVLPLLHILQII from the coding sequence TTGAAAACGAGAATTATTACTGCAGTTGTTGCGCTTATATTTTTTATTCCATTTGTTGTTTACGGGGGAATTCCATTTGAATTATTAAGTATTTTACTTGCAACTATTGCATTATATGAAGTGCTTGTAATGACAAAACAACGAATTTTTTCGATGAATGGAATAATTACCTTACTATTAATGTGGTTAGTTGTCGTGCCAGATAGATATTTGGATTTTTTAAATACACTGCATATTACAGAAATGGAAGTTATTTTTATTTTAATGGCTTTATTACTGGCTAATACGGTATTTTCACGAAATAAATTCCATTTTGATCAAGTGGGTATTTGTATGGTTGCCGCTTTTTATACAGGATTTGGTTTCCATTACTTGGCGTTAACTCGTGAAGCTGGGTTAATGTATGTACTTTTTGCTTTATTTATTGTTTGGTCAACTGATACAGGGGCTTATTTTATTGGAAAAGCGATTGGAAAACACAAATTAGCTCCGAATGTTAGCCCAAACAAAACAGTGGAAGGCTTTATTGGCGGGATTGTATGCGCACTTGTCATTGCTGGGGGTTTTTATTATTTTGCGGAGTTACCAGGAAATATTGCATTTGTACTAGCGCTTTTAGTCTTTCTTTCTATTTTTGGACAGCTTGGCGATTTGGTCGAGTCAGCTTTAAAACGCTTCTATGGTGTAAAAGATTCTGGGAAAATCTTACCTGGACACGGTGGTATTTTAGACCGTTTTGATAGCTTGTTATTCGTTTTACCTCTGCTACATATACTTCAAATTATTTAA
- a CDS encoding proline--tRNA ligase: MRQTMTFIPTLKEVPADAEVKSHQLLLRAGFIRQTASGIYSYLPLATLMLRKIETIIREELEAIGAAELLMPALQPAELWQESGRWNDYGPELMRLKDRASRDFALGPTHEEVITALLRDEVKSYKRLPLTLYQIQTKFRDEKRPRFGLLRGREFIMKDAYSFHATSESLDEVYNLMHQAYSNIFTRCGLEFRSVIADSGSIGGNESKEFMALSDIGEDTIAYSDASDYAANTEMAPVLYMEKKSHELEKDLEKVATPDQKSITDIVEFLEVPIEKTMKSMLYQVDDEVIMVLVRGDHEVNDIKIKNALDATNVELVDPAVAVELLGANFGSLGPINVPENMRVFADNAVKDIVNAVVGANEDGFHYINVNPDRDFSVTSYFDLRMIQVGDLSPDGQGVIKFAEGIEVGHIFKLGTKYSEAMNATILDENGRAQPIIMGCYGIGVSRILSAIAEQSNDENGFVWDKQISPFDLHLIPVNMKSEEQVAFAETLYTSLQDAGFSVLIDDRAERAGVKFADADLIGLPIRITVGKKAAEGVVEVKIRKTGEMIEVRQDELLNTLPILFGDK, encoded by the coding sequence ATGCGTCAAACGATGACATTTATACCAACATTAAAAGAAGTTCCAGCAGATGCGGAAGTAAAGAGTCACCAGTTACTTCTTCGCGCTGGTTTTATAAGACAAACAGCTAGTGGGATTTATAGTTATTTACCACTTGCAACATTGATGTTAAGAAAAATCGAAACAATTATTCGTGAAGAGCTAGAAGCAATTGGCGCTGCGGAATTATTAATGCCTGCACTTCAACCTGCGGAACTTTGGCAAGAGTCTGGTCGTTGGAACGATTACGGTCCAGAATTAATGCGCCTAAAAGACCGAGCTTCTCGCGACTTTGCGCTTGGGCCAACACATGAAGAAGTTATTACAGCGCTTTTACGCGATGAAGTTAAATCTTACAAACGTTTGCCGCTTACTTTATACCAAATTCAAACAAAATTCCGTGATGAAAAACGTCCACGCTTCGGGTTATTACGTGGTCGCGAATTCATTATGAAAGATGCCTATTCTTTCCATGCAACCAGTGAAAGTTTGGATGAAGTGTATAACTTAATGCACCAAGCTTATTCAAATATCTTTACTCGTTGTGGGCTTGAATTCCGTTCTGTTATTGCGGATTCTGGTTCTATCGGTGGGAATGAATCAAAAGAATTTATGGCGTTATCTGATATTGGCGAAGATACGATTGCGTATAGTGACGCTTCTGATTATGCTGCTAACACAGAGATGGCTCCAGTTTTATATATGGAGAAAAAATCGCATGAGCTAGAGAAAGACCTGGAAAAAGTTGCCACTCCTGACCAAAAATCGATTACTGATATCGTTGAATTTTTAGAAGTTCCAATTGAAAAAACAATGAAATCGATGCTTTATCAAGTCGATGATGAAGTTATTATGGTTCTCGTTCGCGGTGACCATGAAGTAAATGATATTAAAATCAAAAATGCATTAGATGCAACCAATGTAGAATTAGTGGATCCAGCTGTTGCTGTTGAACTATTAGGAGCTAATTTTGGTTCCCTAGGACCAATCAATGTTCCTGAAAACATGCGCGTGTTTGCAGATAATGCTGTGAAAGATATCGTTAATGCGGTAGTTGGTGCAAACGAAGATGGTTTCCATTATATTAATGTGAATCCAGATCGCGATTTCTCCGTTACTAGCTATTTTGATTTACGGATGATTCAAGTTGGCGATTTATCTCCAGATGGTCAGGGCGTAATCAAGTTTGCTGAAGGTATCGAAGTTGGTCATATTTTCAAACTTGGAACGAAGTATAGTGAAGCGATGAATGCAACTATTTTAGATGAAAATGGTCGAGCACAGCCTATCATTATGGGTTGTTACGGAATTGGCGTATCACGTATTTTATCTGCCATTGCGGAACAATCGAATGATGAAAATGGTTTTGTATGGGACAAACAAATTAGTCCATTTGATTTGCATTTAATTCCTGTTAATATGAAGAGCGAAGAGCAAGTTGCTTTTGCAGAAACACTTTATACATCCTTACAAGATGCTGGCTTCAGTGTCTTAATCGATGATCGTGCGGAGCGGGCGGGCGTTAAGTTTGCAGATGCCGATTTAATCGGTTTACCAATTCGTATTACAGTAGGTAAAAAAGCAGCAGAAGGCGTAGTTGAAGTAAAAATCAGAAAAACTGGCGAAATGATTGAAGTTCGTCAAGATGAGTTACTAAACACGCTGCCTATACTCTTTGGAGATAAATAA
- the rimP gene encoding ribosome maturation factor RimP, producing the protein MSKVLEQVEAIVAPITDELQLELVDIAFEKEGPNWFLRIFIDKDGGVDIDECAAVSEKVSEKMDENDPITQNYFLEVSSPGAERPLKKEQDFENAVSKYVHVTSYEPIDGRKMWEGTLVSYDGTTLVITITDKTRKITCEIPKDKVAKARLAIQF; encoded by the coding sequence ATGAGTAAAGTACTAGAACAAGTAGAAGCAATTGTTGCGCCAATCACGGACGAACTTCAACTAGAACTCGTAGATATTGCCTTTGAAAAAGAAGGCCCAAATTGGTTTTTACGAATTTTTATTGACAAAGATGGTGGCGTAGATATCGATGAATGCGCAGCCGTGAGCGAAAAAGTTAGTGAGAAAATGGACGAAAATGACCCCATTACACAAAACTACTTTTTAGAAGTATCTTCTCCCGGGGCTGAACGTCCGCTGAAGAAAGAGCAAGATTTTGAAAATGCGGTAAGTAAATATGTTCACGTCACTTCTTATGAGCCAATTGACGGTCGTAAAATGTGGGAAGGAACGCTTGTTAGTTATGACGGCACAACACTCGTTATTACTATCACGGACAAAACACGCAAAATCACTTGTGAAATTCCTAAAGACAAAGTAGCCAAAGCAAGACTCGCAATTCAATTTTAA